One window of the Natrinema sp. CBA1119 genome contains the following:
- a CDS encoding enoyl-CoA hydratase/isomerase family protein — MRDFDNFNVTVTDDGIARLAIDSQAAMNSLSDGMTEELLWLATELDEDESIRCIVLRGSDGVFCAGGNISSFEEDSSAAGRLRRGASMINDVAVQLKRGETPLVTGIDGPAVGAGFSIALLGDITLMHEDAYLQFGYSRIGLTGDGSATFYLPHHVGLQEAKRIALLNQKISPAEAADIGLVTEVATDDEFEERLTELGETIAAGPTKALGKISRMLEESYARQLPDQLAEETEQIANASKTADYVEGVTAFKEKREPSFEGQ; from the coding sequence ATGAGGGATTTCGACAATTTCAACGTTACCGTAACGGATGACGGAATCGCTAGACTTGCGATCGATAGCCAAGCAGCGATGAACTCCCTGAGCGACGGGATGACTGAAGAGCTACTGTGGCTCGCGACTGAACTCGACGAAGACGAATCGATTCGGTGTATCGTCCTTCGGGGATCCGACGGTGTCTTCTGTGCCGGCGGAAACATTTCGTCGTTCGAAGAGGACTCGAGCGCTGCTGGGAGACTTCGACGCGGTGCTTCCATGATAAACGATGTCGCCGTCCAGTTGAAACGCGGTGAAACACCGTTGGTCACCGGAATCGACGGACCAGCTGTCGGAGCCGGATTCAGTATCGCGCTACTGGGCGATATCACGTTGATGCACGAGGACGCGTACTTACAGTTCGGCTATTCCAGAATCGGCCTGACCGGCGACGGATCCGCGACGTTCTACCTCCCACACCACGTCGGTCTGCAGGAGGCAAAGCGCATCGCGTTACTCAACCAGAAGATCTCTCCAGCGGAAGCAGCGGACATCGGTCTCGTCACGGAGGTCGCAACCGACGACGAATTCGAAGAGAGGCTCACGGAACTCGGCGAAACGATCGCGGCCGGTCCGACGAAAGCACTCGGTAAGATATCTCGAATGCTGGAGGAATCGTATGCACGCCAGTTACCCGATCAACTGGCCGAAGAAACGGAACAAATCGCAAACGCGTCAAAGACGGCTGATTACGTCGAAGGCGTAACGGCGTTTAAGGAAAAACGCGAACCATCGTTCGAGGGACAGTGA
- a CDS encoding SDR family NAD(P)-dependent oxidoreductase, with translation MTTSQFSVDNNTAIVTGSSSGIGKAIVERFADDGANVVVTSRELDNVEPVADEINESDSDGRALAVECDVRDRASVEALVETTVDEFGGLDVLVNNAGASFQADPADISENGWKTIVDINLHGTFHCSQAAYEHMQDDGGRIINIASVAGQRGSRRMSHYGAAKAAVINYTTSAAADWCQDDIRVNCIAPGLVATAGVRSQMGIDGDANAIDRESVDRSIGRPEEVADLAQFLASSASSYIIGETVTIKGAPRLEE, from the coding sequence ATGACGACATCGCAGTTCAGCGTCGACAATAATACGGCGATCGTAACCGGATCCTCGAGCGGAATCGGGAAAGCGATCGTCGAACGGTTCGCGGATGACGGGGCGAACGTGGTCGTTACGTCCCGGGAGTTAGACAACGTCGAGCCGGTCGCGGACGAGATCAACGAGAGCGATTCGGACGGCCGAGCGCTCGCAGTGGAGTGCGATGTTCGAGACCGCGCTTCGGTCGAGGCGCTCGTGGAAACGACGGTGGACGAATTCGGTGGCCTCGACGTCCTCGTCAACAACGCCGGCGCGAGTTTTCAGGCCGATCCGGCGGACATCAGCGAAAACGGATGGAAAACGATCGTCGACATTAACCTGCACGGAACGTTCCACTGCTCGCAGGCCGCCTACGAACACATGCAGGACGACGGCGGTCGCATTATCAACATCGCGAGCGTCGCTGGCCAGCGCGGCTCGAGGCGCATGAGTCACTACGGCGCAGCCAAAGCGGCCGTCATCAACTACACCACGTCCGCCGCCGCGGACTGGTGTCAAGACGATATCCGGGTCAACTGTATCGCTCCCGGGCTGGTCGCGACGGCAGGCGTCCGATCCCAGATGGGGATCGACGGCGACGCGAACGCCATCGACCGCGAGTCGGTGGACCGGTCGATCGGTCGACCGGAGGAAGTCGCCGATCTCGCGCAATTCTTGGCGAGTTCGGCGTCGTCCTACATTATCGGTGAAACGGTCACAATAAAGGGAGCGCCCCGTCTCGAAGAGTAA
- a CDS encoding thiolase family protein, whose translation MTDAHVVGAGIIDFGEKYDWSFEDLLEGAYLDLVESVDYGIDPTNDIDGVWYGTLDIANEGSSGAAVAHATGLFETPATHIVNACATGSDAFRNAVQAIKAEDIDVALVIGAEKMLDSTEGLIGGAALERLWRGRGVTMPAFFGMRATRHMDQYDTTREQIAAVSVKNHENGTKYPHAHQQFECSVDDVKESSTVSYPLNLYDCCPVTDGACAVLVASDDRAREFTDAPVRVAGYGLSTDSFQRGDDLALTNFPASRHASSTAYERSGYGPDDIDVAEVHDCFSITELITYEDLGFCEQGEGGSHIDEGIPHLDGEQPINPSGGLLSKGHPIGATGVAQIAEIFEQLRGEAGDVQVPDAEVGMQHNIGIGRNATGAVSCVNILER comes from the coding sequence ATGACTGATGCACACGTCGTCGGTGCCGGTATCATCGACTTCGGGGAGAAGTACGACTGGTCGTTCGAGGACTTACTCGAGGGCGCGTACCTCGATCTCGTCGAGAGCGTTGATTACGGGATCGATCCGACGAACGATATCGATGGCGTCTGGTACGGCACGCTGGACATCGCAAACGAGGGGTCGTCCGGTGCCGCGGTCGCACACGCGACGGGACTTTTCGAAACGCCCGCAACACACATCGTCAACGCCTGTGCCACCGGGAGCGATGCGTTTCGAAACGCCGTCCAGGCAATCAAGGCCGAGGACATCGATGTCGCGCTCGTGATCGGGGCCGAAAAGATGCTGGACTCGACGGAAGGCCTCATCGGCGGGGCGGCACTCGAACGGCTCTGGCGGGGACGCGGCGTGACAATGCCGGCGTTCTTCGGTATGCGTGCGACCCGTCACATGGATCAGTACGACACGACCCGCGAACAGATCGCGGCGGTGTCGGTGAAGAATCACGAGAACGGAACGAAATACCCACATGCCCACCAGCAGTTCGAGTGCTCCGTCGACGACGTCAAGGAGTCATCGACCGTGTCGTATCCGCTGAACCTGTATGATTGCTGCCCGGTAACTGATGGGGCCTGTGCCGTCCTCGTCGCCAGCGATGACCGCGCCCGCGAGTTCACCGACGCACCGGTCCGTGTCGCGGGCTACGGACTCTCCACCGATTCGTTCCAGCGTGGTGATGACCTCGCGTTGACGAATTTCCCCGCCTCCAGACACGCCTCCAGTACGGCCTACGAACGTTCCGGGTACGGTCCCGACGACATCGATGTCGCCGAGGTTCACGACTGCTTCTCGATTACGGAACTCATCACTTACGAGGACCTTGGATTCTGTGAACAGGGAGAAGGCGGATCTCACATCGACGAGGGCATCCCCCACTTGGACGGAGAACAGCCGATCAATCCCTCCGGCGGGTTGTTGTCGAAAGGGCATCCGATCGGCGCGACTGGCGTCGCACAGATCGCCGAAATATTCGAGCAGCTCCGCGGAGAAGCAGGCGATGTGCAGGTTCCCGACGCTGAAGTCGGCATGCAACACAATATCGGCATCGGCCGCAACGCCACCGGTGCCGTCTCCTGTGTGAACATCCTCGAGCGATAG
- a CDS encoding hydroxymethylglutaryl-CoA synthase family protein translates to MVAIDAAAGYVPLYRIARSEIAAQHGGSGQGESAVPSRDENHITMASEATTAALERAAVDADDIGAVFAASVSDYYAEHGVAAQLAYRLGAPTDSRTGDFRGTARAAADALETARQYVRATEKPVVVAAADIMPVEPGGDDEETMGAGAGALILRPRSDDPAATIDSVGQATTGFLERHREHGESAEQGDPRFERRHGVQPAVTTALERTETDADPEYAVASAPGYRFVQTALQSIDAERLSTFNDVGYAGTATLLLDIAHALESTETGDSLVAIAYGQGGADAFRLTVTDASDERPGLSVSEQIETKEYVPYMKHVNSRERYEYQGVPNT, encoded by the coding sequence ATGGTCGCTATTGATGCCGCAGCGGGGTACGTACCGTTGTATCGGATCGCCCGAAGCGAAATAGCGGCCCAACACGGTGGGAGCGGACAGGGTGAAAGCGCTGTTCCATCCCGCGACGAAAACCACATTACGATGGCCAGCGAGGCAACGACGGCCGCCCTCGAGCGTGCGGCCGTCGATGCCGATGATATCGGGGCCGTTTTCGCTGCGAGCGTCAGCGATTACTACGCGGAACATGGCGTCGCCGCGCAACTCGCATACAGGCTCGGTGCTCCGACCGACAGCAGAACCGGGGACTTCCGGGGGACCGCGCGTGCGGCCGCAGACGCGCTCGAGACGGCGAGACAGTACGTGCGTGCTACCGAGAAGCCGGTGGTCGTCGCCGCCGCGGACATCATGCCGGTCGAACCCGGGGGCGACGACGAGGAGACAATGGGAGCCGGCGCCGGGGCGCTCATCCTTCGGCCACGTAGCGACGATCCAGCCGCGACGATCGATTCGGTGGGACAGGCAACGACTGGCTTTCTCGAGCGGCACCGCGAACACGGGGAGTCCGCCGAACAGGGGGATCCCCGGTTCGAGCGTCGACACGGCGTCCAACCGGCCGTGACGACGGCGCTCGAACGAACCGAAACCGACGCAGATCCCGAGTATGCAGTCGCCAGTGCACCGGGGTATCGGTTCGTTCAAACGGCGCTTCAGTCCATCGACGCGGAACGACTCTCGACGTTCAACGACGTAGGGTACGCCGGCACGGCGACGTTGTTGCTCGACATCGCACACGCGCTGGAATCGACCGAGACGGGGGACTCTCTCGTCGCTATCGCGTACGGACAGGGCGGTGCGGACGCGTTTCGTCTCACCGTCACCGATGCGTCCGATGAACGGCCCGGGCTTTCGGTTTCGGAGCAGATCGAAACGAAGGAGTATGTACCATACATGAAACACGTGAACTCACGGGAACGATACGAGTATCAGGGGGTGCCGAATACATGA
- a CDS encoding CaiB/BaiF CoA-transferase family protein translates to MRLDGVRILDLTRLLPGPYATQLLADSGAEVIKVEDTGAGDYARHSEPRSERDVGAIFEMVNRGKKSVSLDLKSDEGTEAFYQLVETADVVFEQFRPGVVERLGIDYDTLRSYNDELIYCSLTGYGQEGPWADRAGHDLNYVALAGLLDMTRESPSDKPQMPGYPIGDMSGGLFSAFAITEALLSRELGNTGGEYIDVAMSDVVASFSQSVAYQALTGDPDEPRPGNTHLSGQFPWYDSYETADGEWVTIAALEPKFWRAFCEAVDKEHLIDAHDEHDPDSFAKVRAELEALFAERTRAEWEDALGDVDAAVGGVYSPAEMVDHPQLDARDMIERSDDAPPRIGFPARSTEMASGAGEALADQGEHTESLLSAVGYTAAELEELRQAGVVRY, encoded by the coding sequence ATGCGACTCGATGGCGTCCGAATACTTGATTTGACTCGACTGCTTCCCGGCCCGTATGCGACGCAACTACTCGCGGACTCCGGTGCCGAGGTAATCAAAGTCGAAGATACCGGTGCTGGCGACTACGCTCGGCACAGCGAACCACGTTCGGAACGGGATGTCGGTGCCATTTTCGAGATGGTCAACCGGGGCAAGAAGAGCGTCTCACTCGATCTCAAGTCGGACGAGGGAACCGAGGCCTTCTATCAACTGGTCGAAACCGCAGACGTCGTGTTCGAACAGTTCAGGCCCGGTGTGGTCGAGCGGCTCGGGATCGACTACGATACGCTTCGGTCGTACAACGACGAGCTGATCTACTGTTCGCTGACGGGATACGGACAGGAGGGCCCCTGGGCCGATCGCGCGGGCCACGACCTCAACTACGTCGCACTAGCCGGGTTGCTCGACATGACCCGCGAGTCGCCATCCGATAAGCCACAGATGCCCGGCTACCCGATCGGCGACATGAGCGGCGGGCTGTTTTCCGCGTTCGCGATCACCGAAGCGCTGTTATCGCGAGAACTCGGGAACACCGGTGGTGAGTACATCGATGTCGCGATGAGCGACGTCGTCGCGTCGTTCTCCCAGTCGGTCGCCTATCAAGCGCTGACCGGCGACCCCGACGAACCACGGCCGGGAAACACCCATCTGTCGGGCCAGTTCCCGTGGTACGATAGCTACGAAACGGCGGACGGCGAATGGGTCACCATCGCAGCGCTCGAGCCGAAGTTCTGGCGAGCGTTCTGTGAGGCGGTCGACAAGGAGCACCTCATCGACGCACACGACGAACACGATCCCGACTCGTTCGCGAAGGTCAGGGCCGAGCTGGAGGCGCTGTTCGCGGAACGGACGCGTGCCGAATGGGAGGACGCGCTCGGGGACGTGGACGCGGCAGTTGGCGGCGTTTACAGTCCTGCGGAGATGGTCGACCACCCGCAACTCGACGCGCGCGATATGATCGAACGCTCCGACGACGCTCCGCCGCGAATCGGCTTCCCCGCTCGCTCGACCGAGATGGCGTCGGGAGCGGGCGAAGCCCTTGCGGACCAGGGGGAACACACGGAATCCCTGCTATCGGCCGTCGGGTACACCGCTGCGGAACTCGAGGAACTGCGACAAGCGGGGGTCGTTCGATACTAA
- a CDS encoding acyl-CoA dehydrogenase family protein, which produces MEYHDSETATEVADRVESFMDEVVLPREREALRTSEDITRDEIEELWEMAKERDLFAPQMPEKYGGQGLDFQDMLPSFEQVGRSLIGARSIRANAPHEGNMHTLEMVGTEEQKEEWLRPLVQGEITSAFSMTEPMQGGGSDPKMLQTTAQKDGDEWVINGHKWWTSDGVDADFLLVMARTDLDAHPYEGTSIILVPTDVDGVNIVRNVGHLGGHGITELAGGHAEVKYENVRVPVENTVGNEGEGFTIAQMRLGGGRLTHCMRYSGMAERSLDIAKAYISEREAFGSDLSEKQSLRHRIADAETRLHAARTMVRHAARELDRSEARTEVAMAKNFTANVTNDIIDLAVQCCGGNGIGKDLPLAHFYENVRPFRIVDGPDEVHRRSIARVAFDDIKTEEMENVLQFDEDRRIDALDES; this is translated from the coding sequence ATGGAGTATCACGACTCCGAAACAGCGACGGAAGTAGCCGATCGGGTCGAGTCATTCATGGACGAAGTCGTTCTTCCCCGCGAACGGGAAGCGCTACGGACCAGCGAAGACATCACGAGAGACGAGATTGAGGAGCTATGGGAGATGGCAAAGGAACGGGACCTGTTCGCCCCGCAGATGCCGGAAAAATACGGCGGGCAAGGATTGGACTTCCAGGACATGCTGCCGTCGTTCGAGCAGGTCGGCCGATCGCTCATCGGTGCACGCTCGATTCGGGCGAACGCACCACACGAGGGGAACATGCACACCCTGGAGATGGTCGGGACGGAGGAGCAGAAAGAGGAATGGCTTCGACCGTTGGTACAGGGGGAGATCACGTCGGCGTTTTCGATGACCGAACCCATGCAAGGAGGGGGATCAGACCCGAAGATGCTCCAGACGACCGCGCAAAAAGACGGCGACGAGTGGGTGATAAACGGGCACAAATGGTGGACATCGGACGGGGTTGACGCTGACTTCTTGCTCGTGATGGCGCGGACGGACCTGGACGCGCATCCGTATGAGGGGACATCGATTATTCTGGTTCCCACGGACGTAGACGGCGTCAACATCGTCCGGAACGTCGGCCACCTTGGCGGACACGGGATAACCGAACTGGCGGGCGGACACGCGGAGGTCAAGTACGAAAATGTCCGCGTTCCGGTCGAAAACACGGTCGGAAACGAGGGAGAGGGGTTCACAATAGCGCAGATGCGTCTCGGTGGCGGACGGCTCACACACTGCATGCGATACTCCGGAATGGCCGAGCGGTCCCTGGATATCGCAAAGGCCTACATTAGCGAGCGGGAAGCGTTCGGATCCGACCTCTCGGAGAAGCAGTCGCTCCGCCATCGAATCGCGGACGCCGAGACGCGGCTTCACGCCGCGAGAACGATGGTTCGACACGCGGCTCGGGAACTCGACCGGAGCGAAGCGCGGACGGAAGTCGCGATGGCAAAGAACTTCACTGCGAACGTGACGAACGACATAATCGACCTCGCCGTTCAGTGTTGTGGCGGGAACGGAATCGGCAAGGATCTACCGCTGGCACACTTCTACGAGAACGTTCGACCGTTCCGTATCGTCGACGGTCCGGACGAGGTACATCGACGGTCCATCGCCCGCGTCGCGTTCGACGATATCAAAACGGAAGAGATGGAGAACGTGCTTCAGTTCGACGAAGATCGTCGGATCGATGCGCTCGACGAGTCGTAA
- a CDS encoding enoyl-CoA hydratase/isomerase family protein, which yields MEETFDTVEVTFNEETGIGHLTLNRPDALNALSGQLQEDIVEGLRVLEAENEKRGEIALRAVVIEGAGGNFCAGADISEFSEASPGDSSERAHYDFIMDFPAPVIAKITGYCLGGGLETAMSCDFRFAAEDAKLGLPEVDLGIIPGAGGVQFISKLANPAAAKEIAMTGDHISAARAEELGIVNRVPDDIDAETQDFAEKIASKPPLAIQAIKESASVATQMGLREGRQYDRRLFEPLLETEDHKEGAKAFAEDDYEPEFTGR from the coding sequence ATGGAAGAAACGTTTGACACGGTGGAAGTCACGTTCAATGAGGAAACCGGTATCGGACATCTGACGCTGAATCGACCGGACGCGCTCAACGCGCTCAGCGGCCAACTCCAGGAAGACATCGTCGAGGGACTGCGCGTACTCGAAGCTGAAAACGAAAAACGGGGCGAAATCGCGCTTCGAGCGGTCGTCATCGAAGGAGCGGGTGGCAACTTCTGTGCCGGCGCGGACATCAGCGAATTCAGCGAAGCCAGCCCCGGAGACAGTTCCGAACGCGCCCATTACGACTTCATCATGGACTTTCCGGCACCGGTGATCGCCAAGATCACTGGCTACTGTCTCGGCGGCGGCCTCGAAACCGCGATGTCGTGTGACTTCCGGTTCGCCGCAGAAGATGCCAAGCTCGGTCTCCCGGAAGTCGATCTCGGCATCATCCCCGGCGCCGGCGGCGTCCAGTTCATCAGCAAACTGGCGAACCCCGCCGCGGCGAAAGAGATCGCTATGACCGGGGACCACATCAGTGCCGCTCGAGCGGAGGAACTGGGCATCGTGAATCGGGTCCCCGACGACATCGACGCCGAGACGCAGGACTTCGCCGAGAAAATAGCATCCAAGCCGCCGCTGGCGATCCAGGCGATCAAGGAGTCCGCCTCCGTGGCCACCCAGATGGGGCTTCGCGAAGGCCGACAGTACGACCGTCGCCTGTTCGAGCCGTTGCTCGAAACGGAAGACCACAAGGAAGGCGCCAAAGCGTTCGCCGAGGACGACTACGAACCCGAATTCACCGGCAGATAA
- a CDS encoding Zn-ribbon domain-containing OB-fold protein, with amino-acid sequence MSGPRYHRTRRQDQRLVGFECQACGFVSFPDEKRICKRCGDAPAEFRDVDLASSGTIKTFVVQEYLPDDIEVPQPLAIIDIPQADGSGEPTRVYGLLTETELDEISVGCTVDVRFRELFDEGARPINSFKFSVPREDKR; translated from the coding sequence ATGAGCGGACCGCGCTACCATCGGACGAGACGGCAGGATCAACGACTGGTCGGCTTCGAGTGTCAGGCTTGTGGGTTCGTTTCGTTCCCGGACGAGAAACGAATCTGTAAGCGGTGTGGGGACGCACCAGCGGAGTTTCGGGACGTAGACCTCGCATCGTCCGGGACGATCAAGACGTTCGTGGTACAGGAGTACCTTCCGGACGATATCGAAGTTCCGCAACCGCTTGCGATCATCGACATCCCACAGGCTGACGGATCCGGCGAACCGACTCGCGTGTACGGCCTGTTGACCGAAACCGAACTCGACGAAATTTCGGTCGGCTGTACGGTCGACGTTCGGTTTCGAGAACTCTTCGACGAGGGCGCTCGACCGATCAATTCCTTTAAATTTTCGGTTCCGAGGGAGGATAAACGATGA
- a CDS encoding PotD/PotF family extracellular solute-binding protein: MGGSGDTLQYLGRGGVTQEAFRNVISDWEDENDVTVQHTSVADDTEMVNVVSENPGGIDLCNPSSGGFIRFRGQDEKLLADLDYGEIPNYDNLPEAWHNVPFLEGNEDGLFRYISSQGLAYNTELVDEFSSWDEIEQSEYGDLISLHATPSARFANAAAAAGEDINQIGDDAVFDAIVDKVDAQHQNVFQYWTSGDQQMQFLREEQAHISSAWGGRVASLQADDVPIEYFIPEEGAVTHSEGYAIPEASENKETVYDLLDWVYQRENLVDLSVQIDYPVPISDPPEEITSLPDYTDHPDNLVWVDWSQVLPHNDKISQAFNEVRGS, encoded by the coding sequence CTGGGAGGCAGTGGCGATACCCTACAGTACCTAGGACGAGGCGGCGTAACGCAGGAGGCGTTCAGAAACGTTATCAGTGACTGGGAGGACGAAAACGACGTCACGGTCCAACACACGTCCGTCGCGGACGATACGGAGATGGTAAACGTCGTGTCGGAGAATCCGGGCGGGATCGACCTCTGTAACCCCTCGTCGGGCGGGTTCATCCGATTCCGGGGACAGGACGAAAAATTACTCGCCGACCTGGACTACGGAGAAATTCCGAACTACGATAATCTGCCCGAAGCGTGGCACAACGTTCCGTTCCTCGAGGGGAACGAGGACGGTCTGTTCCGATACATTTCGTCTCAGGGGTTGGCATACAACACTGAACTAGTAGACGAGTTCAGTTCGTGGGACGAGATCGAGCAAAGCGAATACGGGGACTTGATTTCGCTACACGCGACCCCATCGGCACGGTTCGCGAACGCCGCTGCGGCTGCGGGCGAAGATATCAACCAGATCGGAGATGATGCCGTCTTCGATGCGATCGTCGACAAAGTCGACGCCCAACACCAGAACGTGTTCCAGTACTGGACGTCAGGCGACCAGCAGATGCAGTTCCTCCGTGAAGAACAGGCACACATCTCTTCGGCATGGGGTGGCCGCGTCGCCTCGTTGCAGGCCGATGACGTTCCGATCGAGTACTTCATCCCGGAGGAAGGGGCCGTCACCCACAGCGAGGGATACGCCATTCCTGAGGCCAGCGAGAACAAAGAGACGGTGTACGATCTGCTGGATTGGGTGTACCAGCGGGAAAACCTCGTCGACCTCTCGGTCCAGATCGATTATCCGGTCCCGATATCGGATCCGCCCGAGGAAATCACGTCCTTGCCCGATTACACTGATCACCCCGACAACCTCGTCTGGGTCGATTGGTCGCAAGTCCTGCCACACAACGATAAGATATCACAGGCGTTCAACGAAGTCCGCGGATCGTAA
- a CDS encoding PotD/PotF family extracellular solute-binding protein: MANANQRQPVSRRRVLQSGAVISGMAVTGCLGGGGGENTLTYISRGGVTQEAERQVMDQWAEENGKQITHQSAADDTEIMELISNNPGAFDFTNLVPSAFAQHSLVYDEELFTELDYGEVPNYDNIKESWKNAPFLEGHDYGLFYYNNSQGIAYNTDHVEPTSWEDLQGSEYNDVLSMHNNATTRFCNNCAMMGISPSEALSDDETFQSVWDEQRNFHDNIFKYWTAGDEFPRLLREEQAHAVEGWGGRTENLVDDGLPMDYVIPEEGCLTYSTGWTMIDESENKDDVYDLFNYMYERENAVELTLGHGYPVQLKDPPEEITNRYDYTESADDVIWLDWESIIPAMPDLEQAFAELKGE, translated from the coding sequence ATGGCAAACGCTAACCAGCGACAACCAGTGTCACGGCGGCGAGTACTTCAATCGGGTGCAGTCATCAGTGGGATGGCAGTCACGGGTTGCCTCGGCGGCGGCGGCGGTGAAAACACGCTTACGTACATCAGTCGTGGCGGGGTCACTCAGGAAGCCGAACGACAAGTGATGGATCAGTGGGCCGAAGAGAATGGAAAGCAGATCACCCACCAGTCGGCCGCTGACGATACCGAGATAATGGAACTGATATCGAACAATCCCGGGGCGTTCGATTTCACTAACCTGGTCCCGTCCGCGTTCGCACAGCACTCGCTCGTCTACGACGAGGAGTTGTTCACCGAGTTGGATTACGGAGAAGTTCCGAACTACGATAATATCAAAGAGTCGTGGAAAAATGCGCCGTTCCTCGAGGGACACGACTACGGACTCTTCTACTACAACAATTCACAGGGAATCGCATACAATACGGATCACGTGGAGCCGACGTCGTGGGAAGACCTGCAAGGATCGGAGTACAACGACGTTCTCTCGATGCACAATAACGCCACGACGAGGTTCTGCAACAATTGCGCGATGATGGGAATTTCCCCGTCGGAAGCGCTTAGCGACGACGAAACGTTCCAGAGTGTCTGGGACGAACAGCGAAATTTCCACGACAATATTTTCAAATACTGGACCGCAGGCGACGAGTTTCCCCGTCTGTTGCGGGAAGAGCAAGCACACGCCGTCGAAGGCTGGGGCGGCCGGACGGAAAATCTGGTCGATGACGGGCTCCCGATGGACTACGTCATCCCCGAGGAGGGGTGTCTCACCTATTCGACGGGGTGGACCATGATCGATGAAAGCGAGAACAAAGACGACGTGTACGACCTCTTCAATTACATGTATGAACGCGAGAACGCAGTCGAACTGACGCTGGGGCACGGATATCCCGTTCAGCTCAAAGACCCGCCGGAGGAGATCACGAACCGATACGATTACACCGAATCTGCCGACGACGTGATCTGGCTCGACTGGGAAAGTATCATCCCGGCAATGCCTGATCTCGAGCAGGCGTTCGCGGAACTGAAAGGAGAGTAA
- a CDS encoding TIGR03617 family F420-dependent LLM class oxidoreductase has translation MTDIKIDTSVKGLSSESAELASQAEDFGFDGVFTPETDEDPFLPLPLIAERTEDINIGTRIATAFTRSPMVMAYMAWDLQRFSDGQMILGLGTQVKGHNERRFSVDFDWEKPGPRLREEVLALRHIFDVFQGNEDELDFDGDFYQFSLMTEEFNPGPLESGPPKIWVAGVNEYMLKMAGDVADGLCMHAFNTPKYTEEVIKPLIETGAEIGDRDPNNVTLSASPFLITGETEDEREAMRQEAKQRIAFYGSTRTYHDVLEIHGWKDIGMELHELSKDGQWEEMTELVTADMVDAFAIEAPPDELADEILDKYGGIADRIQLAFDGSEYWNEVLMELKS, from the coding sequence ATGACTGACATCAAGATTGACACCAGTGTCAAGGGGCTATCGTCGGAATCAGCGGAGTTGGCCAGCCAAGCCGAAGATTTCGGCTTCGATGGCGTCTTTACGCCCGAAACCGACGAAGACCCCTTCCTGCCGCTGCCACTCATAGCCGAAAGAACTGAGGATATAAATATCGGAACGCGGATCGCGACCGCATTCACGCGATCGCCGATGGTGATGGCGTACATGGCCTGGGACCTACAGCGGTTCTCCGACGGGCAAATGATACTCGGCCTCGGAACTCAGGTAAAAGGACACAACGAACGGCGGTTTTCGGTCGATTTCGACTGGGAAAAACCGGGGCCGCGGCTCCGTGAAGAAGTCCTCGCACTGCGTCACATCTTCGATGTCTTTCAGGGTAACGAGGACGAACTCGATTTCGACGGCGACTTCTATCAGTTCTCACTGATGACCGAGGAATTCAATCCCGGCCCGCTCGAGTCGGGGCCGCCGAAGATTTGGGTGGCGGGAGTAAACGAGTACATGCTCAAGATGGCGGGCGATGTCGCCGACGGGCTCTGCATGCACGCCTTCAACACGCCGAAGTACACCGAGGAAGTCATCAAGCCGTTGATCGAGACGGGCGCCGAAATCGGCGACCGCGACCCCAATAACGTAACGCTGTCCGCCAGCCCCTTCCTGATTACCGGCGAAACCGAAGACGAACGTGAAGCGATGAGACAGGAGGCGAAACAACGGATCGCGTTTTACGGGTCGACCAGGACGTACCACGACGTCCTCGAGATCCACGGCTGGAAAGACATCGGAATGGAACTCCACGAACTCTCGAAAGACGGTCAGTGGGAGGAAATGACTGAACTCGTTACTGCCGACATGGTCGATGCGTTCGCGATCGAGGCCCCACCGGACGAGCTCGCGGACGAAATCCTCGACAAGTACGGCGGCATCGCGGACCGAATCCAGTTGGCCTTTGACGGGAGCGAGTACTGGAACGAGGTTCTCATGGAACTGAAGTCGTGA